The following coding sequences lie in one Primulina huaijiensis isolate GDHJ02 chromosome 2, ASM1229523v2, whole genome shotgun sequence genomic window:
- the LOC140959603 gene encoding uncharacterized protein isoform X2 — translation MSGGEATTSRANRQFGAIIDDGVRPLVETVTLKVNNSLARVRASMLDRSPSRIRGFYGEYEKSFYGPMAIANLRVEISHIGEALRGLLEVYIRHPEVMSSDVSLMDRYFYSSMSVLTEDKDKVVNTNLVGIVKSSDPE, via the exons ATGTCAGGTGGCGAGGCGACCACGTCGAGAG CGAACCGTCAGTTTGGGGCGATTATAGATGACGGTGTGAGGCCACTTGTGGAGACCGTGACACTGAAGGTAAACAACTCGCTGGCGCGAGTTAGGGCATCGATGCTCGACCGTTCGCCAAGTAGGATTCGAGGTTTTTATGGCGAATATGAGAAGTCGTTCTACGGGCCCATGGCGATCGCAAACTTGCGTGTCGAGATCTCT CACATCGGCGAAGCTCTCCGTGGATTGCTTGAGGTATATATCCGACATCCTGAAGTGATGTCCTCAGATGTATCGTTGATGGACAGATATTTCTACAGTTCGATGTCAGTATTGACCGAAGATAAAGATAAAGTTGTCAACACAAATCTGGTGGGGATAGTGAAAAGCAGTGATCCAGAATAG
- the LOC140959603 gene encoding uncharacterized protein isoform X1 yields the protein MRSSLGCSSSGSKVKQSYVASTLWSLPQSNTRLLHIQIPMFPAPFMVILVDQSSTRLLHMHLRTFPAPVLVISIDPALAPVLMRTGPRVHFRLNPSRHPSPLEHRFERRFTALEDSVTSMHVKMSVGFIETRTCIRNINMALDDLKASFNLGLDELRSSLTEQIRAGFAEIRSNMPVHQDKDHSISYSRGWKRKSSEADFGVDDNLAREIGSSS from the exons ATGCGGTCATCACTCGGGTGCTCGAGCTCTGGAAGCAAGGTCAAACAGTCATATGTAGCGAGCACCCTCTGGAGTCTCCCTCAGTCCAACACACGCCTTCTGCACATTCAAATCCCGATGTTTCCGGCACCATTTATGGTGATATTAGTAGATCAGTCTAGCACACGCCTTCTGCACATGCATCTCCGGACGTTTCCTGCACCCGTTTTGGTGATCTCAATAGATCCAGCTCTAGCACCAGTTCTTATGCGTACGGGTCCTAGAGTCCACTTTAGACTCAATCCTTCCCGCCACCCATCACCCTTGGAGCATCGTTTCGAGAGGCGGTTTACTGCCTTGGAGGATTCCGTTACGTCTATGCATGTTAAGATGTCAGTAGGATTTATTGAGACAAGGACGTGTATCCGGAATATAAATATGGCTTTAGATGACTTGAAAGCGAGTTTTAATCTTGGTCTCGATGAGTTGAGATCGAGTTTGACTGAACAGATTAGAGCTGGTTTTGCTGAGATAAGGTCTAACATGCCAGTGCATCAGGACAAAGATCATAGCATATCCTATAGCAGAGGGTGGAAGAGGAAATCATCCGAGGCAGATTTTG GTGTGGATGATAATCTGGCTAGGGAAATTGGCAGTAGTAGCTAA
- the LOC140968394 gene encoding zinc finger A20 and AN1 domain-containing stress-associated protein 8-like isoform X1 gives MLPHNYATRLCRITGMESSKETGCQVPEGPILCINNCGFFGSAATMNMCSKCHKDMVFQQQQVSLATSSIENIVKASSSSVNEKEPVLVDMVKTEAGAVEVKEFFSQSSSGLMSGKSSDTKAVEGPKRCTSCHKRVGLTGFNCKCGHLFCSVHRYSDKHDCQFDYRSAAQDAIAKANPLVKGEKLEKI, from the exons ATGTTGCCTCACAATTATGCAACACGACTATGCA GAATTACAGGAATGGAGTCTTCCAAAGAAACTGGTTGTCAAGTTCCCGAAGGCCCGATTCTTTGCATTAACAACTGTGGTTTCTTCGGAAGTGCAGCTACCATGAATATGTGCTCCAAGTGTCATAAAGACATGGTATTTCAACAACAGCAGGTGAGTCTTGCTACCTCGTCCATTGAGAACATAGTCAAAGCTAGTTCAAGTAGTGTCAATGAGAAAGAACCAGTTCTTGTTGATATGGTGAAGACGGAAGCTGGAGCAGTAGAGGTGAAAGAATTTTTTTCACAGTCATCGTCTGGATTGATGTCGGGCAAGAGTTCAGATACGAAGGCAGTAGAAGGCCCAAAACGATGCACTTCTTGCCACAAGCGTGTGGGTTTAACAGGATTCAATTGTAAGTGTGGGCACCTCTTCTGCTCAGTTCACCGGTATTCTGACAAACACGACTGCCAATTTGATTATCGGTCTGCTGCTCAGGATGCCATAGCAAAAGCGAATCCACTTGTGAAAGGTGAAAAGCTCGAGAAGATCTAG
- the LOC140968394 gene encoding zinc finger A20 and AN1 domain-containing stress-associated protein 8-like isoform X3 yields the protein MESSKETGCQVPEGPILCINNCGFFGSAATMNMCSKCHKDMVFQQQQVSLATSSIENIVKASSSSVNEKEPVLVDMVKTEAGAVEVKEFFSQSSSGLMSGKSSDTKAVEGPKRCTSCHKRVGLTGFNCKCGHLFCSVHRYSDKHDCQFDYRSAAQDAIAKANPLVKGEKLEKI from the coding sequence ATGGAGTCTTCCAAAGAAACTGGTTGTCAAGTTCCCGAAGGCCCGATTCTTTGCATTAACAACTGTGGTTTCTTCGGAAGTGCAGCTACCATGAATATGTGCTCCAAGTGTCATAAAGACATGGTATTTCAACAACAGCAGGTGAGTCTTGCTACCTCGTCCATTGAGAACATAGTCAAAGCTAGTTCAAGTAGTGTCAATGAGAAAGAACCAGTTCTTGTTGATATGGTGAAGACGGAAGCTGGAGCAGTAGAGGTGAAAGAATTTTTTTCACAGTCATCGTCTGGATTGATGTCGGGCAAGAGTTCAGATACGAAGGCAGTAGAAGGCCCAAAACGATGCACTTCTTGCCACAAGCGTGTGGGTTTAACAGGATTCAATTGTAAGTGTGGGCACCTCTTCTGCTCAGTTCACCGGTATTCTGACAAACACGACTGCCAATTTGATTATCGGTCTGCTGCTCAGGATGCCATAGCAAAAGCGAATCCACTTGTGAAAGGTGAAAAGCTCGAGAAGATCTAG
- the LOC140968394 gene encoding zinc finger A20 and AN1 domain-containing stress-associated protein 8-like isoform X2 — MFLYPSSLDLGITGMESSKETGCQVPEGPILCINNCGFFGSAATMNMCSKCHKDMVFQQQQVSLATSSIENIVKASSSSVNEKEPVLVDMVKTEAGAVEVKEFFSQSSSGLMSGKSSDTKAVEGPKRCTSCHKRVGLTGFNCKCGHLFCSVHRYSDKHDCQFDYRSAAQDAIAKANPLVKGEKLEKI; from the exons ATGTTTTTGTATCCAAGCTCACTTGATTTAG GAATTACAGGAATGGAGTCTTCCAAAGAAACTGGTTGTCAAGTTCCCGAAGGCCCGATTCTTTGCATTAACAACTGTGGTTTCTTCGGAAGTGCAGCTACCATGAATATGTGCTCCAAGTGTCATAAAGACATGGTATTTCAACAACAGCAGGTGAGTCTTGCTACCTCGTCCATTGAGAACATAGTCAAAGCTAGTTCAAGTAGTGTCAATGAGAAAGAACCAGTTCTTGTTGATATGGTGAAGACGGAAGCTGGAGCAGTAGAGGTGAAAGAATTTTTTTCACAGTCATCGTCTGGATTGATGTCGGGCAAGAGTTCAGATACGAAGGCAGTAGAAGGCCCAAAACGATGCACTTCTTGCCACAAGCGTGTGGGTTTAACAGGATTCAATTGTAAGTGTGGGCACCTCTTCTGCTCAGTTCACCGGTATTCTGACAAACACGACTGCCAATTTGATTATCGGTCTGCTGCTCAGGATGCCATAGCAAAAGCGAATCCACTTGTGAAAGGTGAAAAGCTCGAGAAGATCTAG